TCATCAAGAGAGATTTTAATTGGCTTGCAGACTCATATGCTAAGGTCTGCTTACATTCTGGGCGAAGCCATTGTAATCTTTAAACTCTAATTTTAATTAATGCAAATCAGTTGTACAAAAAAAAAAAGCATATACGCGCATATGGTAATTTGTCTTCATCATTACATTATTAAATACTGCATGGGGCATGCCTTACCCAAATATGTTTATATAACTACTTTCCATTTTTAGAACCTTATCTTTAATTTAATAGTTTTTGAATGAAACAAAAAAGTATGTACGTTACTATATTCTAAATACGCATGTGTATTACTCCAGAGAAACGTGAGCATACAGAAGAAAAGTCAATAGCTAAGTACATTTTGCTCTATATATATGCTTTGGAATGAATACAGCCAAAACTAAATCCAAATATGATGCTACATGTTATAATGTACCATTTGTGCATTATAGAGTCGATGTAGATACTATATTCAGTCGAACATAACTATAAAGTATCAAACACAACATATGTAATATTTTTTTTCAAAAATAAAAACACATCATATATAATATAACAGTTAATATCTTCTTCTTTCTTAAAAACATTTAATATCTTAAACATTGCATATTTTACATCCGTGATAAGCAATTTGAACCTCTATTATGGACATGTAAATATATATATATATATATATGTGTGTGTGTGTGTATAGAATGTATATAGAATGTGCTTTCATCCTTCCAATTTTAGGTAGTTACCTTCTTCAGGTAAGTACGTCAATTTTGTTTTAGCAAAAAAAAAAAAAAACGTCAATTTTGTTTTCCAGGGTAAAAGAAACCTATTTTGTAAGAGTGTGATATCAAAAAATATATATATATATATATATTTAAAAGTAAATGATACGAGCCTGTGAAGCGAGACGTAAAATATTCTAATGGACACGGATCAGATATCCAGGTTTTTGAAGGTATTTATGATTTGCTTCGTATGTCACAGATATCTAATTTTTTGATTTATTTTACTCCAGAAAATACGGATATTCGGAAAAACGGATATCCGGAAAATAAATAGATATTTACGGATATTTACGAATACTTACGGATATCTCATATGTTTTGATTAATACAAATAATCTTAAAAATTTGATACAAATTTGTTTTGTAAAATATTTTTTTGCATGATATATATGATAAAAATTAAAAGAAGTAGTGAATTTACATATTTTGTAAATCTTCTGAACTTAGTTAACAATTATAATAACACAAAACTTAAAGAAAAAATTATAATTGTCTTAAATGTGTTATCTTCCTTTTATGTAATACTTTTATATAAGTAATAATGTGAATAGAATTTATCAAATCATATGTTAGAATAATAATTATATAATTTTATACATTAAAAACTTTAAATATAATTAAGATATACATATATTTATATATTGCTGGATCGGATATCCGCTTCCCAAAATTTTAATATTTGTGATTTGCTTCGATTTTAACGGATATTGATTTTTAGTATTTGCTTTGTTTCGAAAGTTTACGGATATCCAGAATTTTTGGATCGAATTGAATCAAATTTAACGGATAAAATTCTCAGTAACGACTCAAGAGGTAAATACTTCATCATTATTAGCTTATATTAAACTGCACCAACATGAACGACCCAGTATTATTTTTATTAGTGAGTCAAACGGACGGAGAGCAATTAAATCTAAAAGAAACTGAAGTCAAAAGAAAGCTTACAATCTTAGAAAATGGTTCTGTCGACAAAAAAAAAAAAAAAAAAAAAAAAATCTTAGAAAATGGTTCATCCTGACACGGAATTAACACTTGTTTGACTTCTATCACTAGTTGTTTACGTTGAATGTTATTCCAAAAATAGATCCTAGAATTTGAGAACGTACTTTTTCAGTTATGACTTAAAATGTTGTATTTCAATTATATTAGCACTTCGGATGTGATTTAACGCTTGCACCTAGTAAAGAAAGCTTAGGCTGTTTTTGGACAGTTTATCTCAGTAACTGTATCATATCTTGTGTACTACTACTTGAATCAATGGACATTTAAGCTAGTCAGGGCATGCGCAGCGGGGGTTCACAGGGGGGTCGCACGTTTTACAAAAAAAAAAAATATTAAAATAAGTATAACCGATGACTTCGGCTCGTCCCGCCTCTTCCGCGTGAACCCCTCTTTCATAAATTTCATCACTGTAGCGCGGACTCTACAGCACGTGGCAGCCTGCGATTGGTCTAGTTTTTTTTTAAAAAAAAAAATTTAATAATAAAAAATTGAAAAGATGAACCCCAAAAAGGGGTTCATGATCTTGCTCTCACACTGCTATATATTCAAAGTTGAGCTATCTTGTTTACACATGCCAATGCCTTCGTTCATTATTCACCATATAAGTTGTATGTATATGCAGTTACCTGCAGGATCGATGCTTTCTTGTTAAAAGTATTTGATATAAAATTATCTTTTTAAAAAAATCAAGTAATATGTGAATTTTATTTTGTCATATGTAAAATGGAGGGGGTATATTTGATAAAAGTTCTAACTAAACCAGTGTTTGGTCTCAGTTTTGTTTTAATTATTTGTTTAAGAAAAGATATAGAAACATGATTGGAACATCTAAGCCTCGACTTATCTGTTTGGGCATCATTTTTTGCGACAATGGAAGAATAAATGAGAGAGGAGAAGAGTCTCAAAAGTTACGTCTACGCGGAGATGAATGTATTATTTGACTTTGATACGTCCGCAATAAGTAGACTGAAAAGCTACGAATGGTTGTATTGTTCGTAATTTGACCCCTTCGTACGTGGCATGGAACACCACAGTCAATCCTACTTTTTTTTTCTTTTATGTTTGAGCAAATTAGCTCAATATCCTAAGGTATATTAACGATGGGGAGAAGAAAATAGTAACGATGGGGAGAAGAAAATTGGAGGGAAATAAGGTATAGAGTGTAAATAGGGGGGGAAACTGTGTGTAGGGAGTACAAATTCTATTTATGTTTTATCACTTCCTCTATTCCAAATTGCGTTTAAATATTAGTTTTTTTTCAAAAATTAAAATTAAAATTAATCACGAATACATTATTTTAGAATTAATAGTCTCCATAACTTTAACTCCATAGTAATTTAACAAATTCAGTTCTTAAGCATTTACAGTTTGATTATTAATTAATACAAAAACAAATTAACATATGTTTTTGTTTTAAAACCTGTATATTTTGAAAACAGGTGAAATAACGTGCAAATATATATATTCCAAATGTTGTTAATAAGAAATAAAAAGTTGTTTTCATAAAAATATATGGTGACAACGATAAAATAACTTTTCTTGAATAAGATAATACCAAATTATCTTAAACACTAATTAGAGATGTTCAATTTGGATTTTAATCCAGTTTGTCTTAGATTTTCTCAGTTTTCTGGTTTATAAAAATAGCTATTGTATTAACACTACGTCTATTTTGGCTTGATTTGATTTAAATACCTTTAGTTTTAGTTTATCTGGTTTTAATCCAAAAATATATACTTATATATTAACTAATACTTTATGAATTTTACGTTAAATGGTAAAAACTCAGATCCACTATAACATAAAAAGTGCTATTTTGTTATTCCAGTATTTAGATGGATAGATTAGTTTCTATGTTATCTATAATTATTAATAATGCAGATATAAAATTATTAAAAATTGTGATCACAAATAAGAAGAAAGTTTTTTATATTTTAATTTATCAATAAATTTTTTATCAAAAATAAATAAATTATCAGCATATAAAAGAAACAAATTATATTTTATTTAAATTTATGACAAGAACAGAAAAACAAAAATAGTCTTAACTTTCAATAATATTAATAAAATTAAAATTTTAAATCAAAATTATATTGATAAATAGCTAAATTTAATATTATTACTTATATTATATAGTTTATATATAATTACACTATTATCTATTACTATATTTTAATAAATTGGTTTTATTCGATTTATCTAATTTGATAAGTCTATAGCCAAATTCTATCTATATACTGCAGTTTTTTTAACTTTTATACAAAATATATTGTATTACTAAACTTACACTAAATTTCGTATTTCGGTTTGGTTTTACTAGAATGAAAAACACTAATCTACACTATAAACCTTAGACATTAAACCATAAATCCCAAACTCAGATATAAATATAATTTTATATAATTTATCATTTACATGTATCTTAAAAACATTTAAAAAATCAAATAATGTAAAACAAGTTGTTATCTCAAAATAACACATAAAAACAAAAAAATCACAAAAATATTTATTAAAACGTATAAAACAAATATATCCTCTTTAGGTCTTTCCTTAAGTTGTAAAGATTAGGAGTTAGAATCTGTGGTTTATGATTTAGAATTTATGGTTTGCTTTTCAATTTCGACCAGAATCGTATATAGCTGAATGTTTACAAGTAAACAACTGTCACCTTAAAATTCACTTAGTATCCTTGCAATGAAGGAACAGCAACTGGAAACACAGTTTTGTCCATAAAACATTTGCTCTCGTATCGGTTCAACATGAACATTGCAGTTTCTGTTGCTTAAACCAAACCACCAAATGTCACAACAGAGGATGAACTACCAGCCAAGAATTTCTACAAATTATAAAAATACATTTCAAGAACCTGAAAGATGCTCCATCTGATGCAATATCGGCGCTGTTCCTTGCTTTTAAGAAAATGGGGGTTTGGTAACCTCTTACTCTTGTTTCTTGAGTGCCGGGTCAGTGCTTGGGACTGCTGATGTCAGTTTCTTCACGCTATCCTTGGCCTCAGCGACAAACGAAGCGTCTGGCTTGTGTTTATCCACAGGTTCCTTCAGGGCCAGACAGATGTAGAACACAATGACTACATTGACTGATACCACCGCAAGAAATCCACTCAGTAGTGTAAGAGAGTGTGGAGACAATGTTGTTGAACCTGTCCAAGATTTGAACAGAACAACTGTAAGAGGCGGTAGAAACTCTGAGACACCTATGATGTTACAAAACTAAAGCTGCGACAATAATAGAGACGACTTTGTGAGACAGTGAGAGAGATTGAGACATTACACCATAAGTACATTACATGAACTAAGCGTCAAAGACTAAAATGCCTTTTATTACAAGAACTAAAAGGTGACAACCATAGCACATAGCCTCTTGTAGCATTTCAATCTCATGTTTCCAGCTCCAACTCTTTTCAACGATACCTAAAACTTAAGTTCTAATAAAATTTAGCGGTTACTAAATGATTTTTTTTAAAACAGAACAGATATTGTAATCTTGTCAAATCCCAACAATCAGATATTTTCCTAAATCAGGTTTCACTAAAAGAGTGTTTTCAGGCTAAAGATACTTTTGCAAAGAAAATAATGAAGAGAAGAAGAGTTCCTACTTTCCTAAATTCTTAAGATAGTGGTTCTCTGGGTTAAACTCAGTTTGAAATGATTTAAATGTAAAAACCTCCTATCACAAGACAAAAACCAATAACTCATGAATCAACAAGATTAAACTTATGATCAGGAATTATATAGATCTTCAGATCATATTTGTACAACAGAGTTAAATAGTAAATGTAAAGACAAAACAAAGGTGGATAAGTAATTAGCAAAAGAATGCCCACTAGTTTCTAGAAAACCATCATACTCCTCAAAAGTATACCCTTAATCAAGCCATTTAGTCAAACAAAGATCCATAGAAAACTCACACAAATTCAGGAAATCTAGAAAAGAATTGTCAATCCGAACAAGTAATCTGTCCTAACAAGCAGGAAGTCATAGCTAGAGCTTCTAATCTAATAATGGCTTCTCACAGGATTGAGATCAAGAGCTCCAAGTTCTAAAGTACTTTTCTTCCGTTCAAAGACCTCCAAGCTCCAAGCTTTAAGTAAAGCACAAAGGCAGAAGCACGAATACAAGCACGGAGAGATTCCCTCATACATCAATCTAAACCCGGAAAGGCGGAAACTTTATGCTTTCATGTGGTTTAACAACAACTGGTCCTAATCTAGAAACCCATCAAAGGCTTTGTATAAATCAAACCGAAAGTTATAACTAGGTTCCGAAGACATATAAAGAAAAGATGTATCACACTAAGTAGAGCAGCGAAAAAAAGTCAAAATACCAGGAAGCAAATCGTTGTTGAAACCATATAAGATGGCAATAGGAAGCATCCACATGAACATTGATGCAACAAGGAACTTCTGCATAACCCCAGCCATTGATCTACATCATCCAATTCATGAATCAGAGATGTGGAAAGATACAACACAAATTTGTAATCAATCTAGGGTTTTTAAGGGGCGAAAGAAAAGCTTACGCTGAATCTGGCGAGTTAACTCGGCGTTGGATTCAAAGGTTTCTTCTGATTGCAATTTTAACAAGTCTAGATTTTTTTTCTTTTTTCTTTTTTGTCAATACAAATCCCAACGAAGCCATGTTACTCAAAACCGAAATAAACCGGTTTAGTCCCACCCAATATTCTAATTCGATTCAGTTTGGTTCAAAGAATCTCGGTTCTGCTAAAACTGATGGTCAAAAACAGACCCCCTACACACACATTTGGCCTACAACTACAAGGAAGCCCTCGAAAATCTCATCTCAATCAGGTTATTACAACAATCCTATTCATTTAAACGAAAAATCAATATATAGCTATCCAAGAAACACAAGTGGTGAGCAAAGACAAGGTGTTCGTTCATAACTCTTTAACACTTGTGTCTCTCTTGAAAAGACATATATACAGTACAAGGAACCAGAGATATTCTTCATCGAGTTTACTCAAGGTGTCTTACTAATATAATAGCCCCGCACGAAATACAAAATATAAATCATTTTATAAATATTTTCTATATTTTATTTTGGACAATTCTCTCAAATAGTATTTTTTAAGTTTTTGTCACAAAATAACCCTCAAAAAATAAAATGATCAAAATAGTCTCTTTTTATTTTAAAATTTTTAATATTTATTTTTTTTATTTTTTAAATTTTGAAACTCCTATCTCCAACACCTCACCCCTTAACTCTAAACTTAGTTAACCATAGGATAAAAAATATATTTTTACCTTTTAATAAAATTTATTTTAGTCATTTTCTTCATTGAGGGCTATTTTTGTGACAAAAACTTAAAAATTACTATCCTAAAAAATTTCTCTTTTTTCTTCTCTATATTTCTTTAAACTTGAGATCTAAGACCTGAGACAAATAAAAAAAGTATATCAAAATTAATGGTAAAAATATAGATTTTTTATTGTTTTGTTTTTAATAAGTAAATTCAATTTACTTAATTATGAATTTTTTTGATAATTTTTACAATTTGCAAGGGTGGGCGTTCGGGTATCCGTTCGGGTTCGGATCGGGTATTTCGGATTTTCGGGTATTTCGGTATAGAGGTATAGAACCCGTTCAGGTAATTCTGTACTTCGGTTCGGGTTCGGTTATTTCGGATCGGGTTCGGATATTTAGATTTTGATTTTTTTTAAAAAAATTTCATTTCTCAAATTTCTTGTATTTAAAAATATAACTTTCACTTAAATAATTTTTTTAATAGATTGAATGGTTAATAGATTTGAACATAACATTTTGAAACTAAAAAAGACATTAATTTGGTTATTGTTTTTAAATTTTGGATGTAACTTTTTGTTAATTCTTGATATAAAAAGTTTGACATGCATTTTAAGTGAGTAGCAAATCATTTTCTCCGTAATTTTATGTATATCATATGAACTTAAAGTATGTGTAGTATCAATATAAATATTTTATATAAAATGAGAGATGTAAACTAGAAATATATGGTTAATTATACTTATGTTCGGTTATCTTCGGATATCCATTCGGGTTCGGATATTATCCGTTAGGGTTCGGATATCCAATCTCTCCTAATTCAATACCCGTTTGGATATTTTGCTACTTCAGTTCTGATTTCGGTTCGAGTTTTTCGGATCGGATGCGGCTTCGGATATCGGATAAAGTATCCACCCCTAACCATTTGAATGGACCTTTAAAACAATACAAAAAAAATTATAGATCCATGGATCCATCACAAATTTCCACCTTGCCATTGGTAAGAGCCTGCTCTGTCCCAAGCACAAGCTCATTTCACAGGATTAAAACTTTGCGTCGAATCAATTATTACCAAATTGTATTAGACCAAATTATACAAATCAAAGTAATGGGCTTTATCAAGCCCATCACATAGTTTGGAGATTAACCATAAAAATAACAGAAACAGCCATCACTGTCTGTGAGCTCTCTCCATCAGTATATGTTACATAGACATCCTCAGACTAATTAACGTTTTGGGTTATTTTTCATTGTCTTGACTCTTGAGGCACACCGATTTTTGGCAGCTGGTGGAGTCAGTCATTGAAAAGCAGGAGATGTTGGAGTCTTCACAGGAGCCCATATATCAGCACCGTTGCTTTGAGCAACCCCTAACGTATACTCCATTGGGACAAGACATAACCCTCTGCTTCTCAAACTGTACTCCTCCATCTCTTCCTGGTTACAAGAAACAAGCAGGATATGTTGAGTCCGCATCACAGATAGTTGAAGTTAGCGTCAAGATTCTGCTCACCTGCGTAATAGTGGGCGATGTTTGCAGATATGGAGCGCTTAGAACCTGTTCAGACAGTAAGAGTCAATGTCGGATCGGAAGAAACATATTTTGATTCGACAACAAGAAGCAGACCTTGACTTGTTCTTGAAGAAACTGAATGTATTGCATCGCCTCTAGAAGAACTGATGCAGTGTCCGTCTGCAGAGAGATCATGTCAGTTGCTTGAAAAAGAAGTTTCCATCTAATAGTAGTACCTTTCCATAAGGGGAAACTAGCTGTTGAAGAGCTGAAACACGTTCTCCAACCTTGTCCTTCCTCTCCTGTTAAACCACAAAGTTCCAAAGATCATTAGTAAGCGGCACCAAGAATGTTAGGAAGCTTACATGGCCACAAATGAATTCTGATTTTTGAAGACCTTGGAAGAGAAAGAGAGATCAGACTTGTGTCGTTTCATGCTGCTTTCTTCAAGAGAACAGACACTGCGCTTATTCTCCATCATCATAGAGACTCTATAGTATTCCCTCCCTTGTCAAGGAACGAAACAAAAAAAGATCGGTTCAGAAAAACCGGTTTACTTTCTACTCTTTAATAGAGAAGTGTTGTGAGTAAATGCAAATCTAGGTTTGGAATGACCAAAGCATTGAAAGATTCAACCTATGGATAAGAAAAAGTTAGTAGACAAAGCAAGAACTAGATAAGGTTAGCCCTTAAGATCACATCAGCTTTACAGTATTATTTTAATTAGGTTGGACGATCATAGATGATTACAATATGATACCATAGTTTGCTTCCATGCGGAGACAGTACATTTTGTATAAGCATATGATATTTTTAATCAATAAACTACGGAACTAATTCATATAAATGTATATATACATTAATCAGTTCAATTAATACAACTGGTCCATCATTAAAGGTAGGTCAAGTTAGTTCCATTATAGAGACAAGATTCAAAGCAAATCAA
The DNA window shown above is from Brassica oleracea var. oleracea cultivar TO1000 chromosome C3, BOL, whole genome shotgun sequence and carries:
- the LOC106331796 gene encoding uncharacterized protein LOC106331796, translated to MAGVMQKFLVASMFMWMLPIAILYGFNNDLLPGSTTLSPHSLTLLSGFLAVVSVNVVIVFYICLALKEPVDKHKPDASFVAEAKDSVKKLTSAVPSTDPALKKQE
- the LOC106332558 gene encoding transcription factor bHLH113-like: MMMENKRSVCSLEESSMKRHKSDLSFSSKERKDKVGERVSALQQLVSPYGKTDTASVLLEAMQYIQFLQEQVKVLSAPYLQTSPTITQEEMEEYSLRSRGLCLVPMEYTLGVAQSNGADIWAPVKTPTSPAFQ